The genomic interval CCCGTCCAGAGAAGCAACCCAAAGAGCAAGGCCAGGGGCACCCAAACAGGCAAGGAAAAGCTTTTTGGAGCCGCGCCCGTGCGCGCTAACCAGAACGTGTAGCGGACTGGACGTCGGCGCATCTGGGGGATTATGACACGGGCATTTACGGCCGGTCAAGGTTATATAACCCAAGCCGCCCAAGCGTGCTGGAACGGATTCTTTTGTTTTTGTAAGTCACTTACAGTCGTTAGCCCCAAGCACACCCCAGTGATGTTTGAAAGGTACTTTGGGATTCCCAGCTAAGATAGAGCCTCGGGAGAAATCCGGATGAAGACCGCAGACTTTCTCGTCATCGGGGGAGGCGTGGTGGGGTTGACCATTGCCCTCGAGCTGGCCCGCCGCCACCCCAAAGCCAAAATCGTCGTCCTAGAGAAGGAAAAAGCACTAGCCCAGCACGGCTCGGGGCGCAACTCGGGGGTGCTGCACGCCGGATTCTATTACACCGCAGACAGCCTCAAGGCCCGCTTCACCCGCGAGGGGAACGAGAGCTGGAAACGCTTTGTCAAGGAGCGTGGGCTCAGGATCAACGAGTGCGGAAAGCTGGTGGTAGCCAAGCACGAAGGGGAGATCGAGGGCCTCAAGGAGCTCAAGCGCCGGGGCGACTTGAACGGGGTCGAAACCCACCTCATCAGCCTTGCGGAGGCCAAGAAGATCGAGCCTCGGGTCAAGACCACCGAGCTGGCGCTGTGGTCGCCCAACACCGCCACCGTAGACCCCTTGGAGTGTATGGCGGCCCTGGCCCAGGAGGCCCAACGCCAGGGGATAGAAATCCTGCTCGAGAGCCCCTACCAGGCCCGGCGGGGGAAGAGCGTGATCACCCCCCATGAGGTCATCAGTGCAGGATTCGTGGTCAACGCCGCCGGGCTCCACGCCGACCGGATCGCCCACGACTTTGGCGTGGGCTTGCGCTACCGGATCCTGCCCTTCAAGGGGCTTTACCTATACAGCTCAGAACCCCAAGGAAGCCTGCGCACCAACATCTACCCGGTGCCCGATCTGCGCAATACCTTCTTGGGAGTGCACTTTACGGTCACGGTGGATGGCCGGGTCAAGATCGGTCCCACCGCCATTCCTGCCTTCTGGCGCGAACACTACGGGGGGCTTTACGGTTTCGACCTCCGGGAATCCTTATCGATCCTGCGCGACGAGGCGATCTTGTTTCTCC from Meiothermus sp. Pnk-1 carries:
- the lhgO gene encoding L-2-hydroxyglutarate oxidase; its protein translation is MKTADFLVIGGGVVGLTIALELARRHPKAKIVVLEKEKALAQHGSGRNSGVLHAGFYYTADSLKARFTREGNESWKRFVKERGLRINECGKLVVAKHEGEIEGLKELKRRGDLNGVETHLISLAEAKKIEPRVKTTELALWSPNTATVDPLECMAALAQEAQRQGIEILLESPYQARRGKSVITPHEVISAGFVVNAAGLHADRIAHDFGVGLRYRILPFKGLYLYSSEPQGSLRTNIYPVPDLRNTFLGVHFTVTVDGRVKIGPTAIPAFWREHYGGLYGFDLRESLSILRDEAILFLRDEFGFRSLALEEIRKYSKPFLVAQAAQLLEGVKPENYQTWGRPGIRAQLYDHQAQKLVMDFVVEANAESLHVLNAISPAWTASMPFAKHVVDQAEAWMNGKRG